gatgaagaattggCATGGAATTGTGAAGCTCAGGaagaaacttcatatgattttcttccaTACTTTAGTGATGAAGAGGAACCAGAGACCGTGAAACATTTGCAAGATGCAACTCTGCCTCCTTCGCCAACCAATGTTGCATCTCTTTCTTCTCAAGAAAGTTCAAATGAACAACAACAAAGGAAGAGGAGTATTCAAGATCTCTATGATGACACCGaagaagttactaattttgatttttttatattGTCTCTTTGCTGATAGTGAACCAATGAACTTTGATGAAGCTGTTACAGACAAAAGGTGGAGACAAGCCATGGAGGATGAGATCGAGTCAATAGAGAAATAACAACACTTGGGAATTAACGACTCTTTCCAAGGGTCAACGAGCAATTGGAGTGAAATGGGTATACAAGACAAAGAAGAAGGATGATAGAGTTATGGAGAGATACAAGGCACGACTTGTGGCTAAAGGCTACAAGCAAAGGCAAGGTATtgactatgaagaagtctatgcacATGTTGTCCGCATGGAGACGATTTGTTTGCTGATCTCTTTGGCGGCGCAAATGAAGCAGAAGATCTATCAATTAGACGTCAAGTCAGCCTTTTTGAATGGCTATCTTGAAGAACAAGTCTATGTTGAACAACCATTATACTTCCTGGTCAAAAACAATGAAGATAAAGTGATGAAGTTGAACAAAGCTTTATATGGATTGAAGCAATCCCAGCGAGCATGGAATAGTTGCATCGACAAGTATTTTCAAGACAATGGATTTACTCATTGTCTCCATGAATATGCTCTTTACCTTAAAGTTCATACTAATGGAAATATCTTGCTTGTTTGTCTTTATATTGATGGTCTTATTTTCATGGGTAATAACCCAAGTTTGTTTGAAGCTTTTAATAAAGATATGTCCCGTGAGTTTGAGATGACGGATATAGGGCTCATGTCATACTACTTAGGCCTAGAAGTAAAGCAGATGGAGGGTGGAATTTTCATCTCTCAAGAAAACTATATGAAGGAGATCTTGAAGAAGTTCAACATGCTCGATTGTAACCCCGTGAACACACCGATGGAGAGTGGGACAAAATTGTCCAAGTTTGATAAAGGAGAAAAAGTGAATCCCACATTTTTCAAAAGTCTTGTGGGATGTTTGTGGTATTTGACTTGTACCATGCCGGATATACTCTTTGCCATTGGAGTAGTAAGTCGCTTCATGGAAGCTCCTACCTCCACTCACTTGAAAATCGCTAAAAGAATTCTTCGTTACCTAAAATGTACGATTGACTTTGGGCTATTCTATTCTTCTTTTAGTGATTTCAACCTTGTAGGAGTTTGTGATAATGATTATGCGGGAGATACTGATGATAGAAAAAGCACAACTGGCTTTGTGTTTTTCTTGGGTGATTCTGTTATtttttggagttcaaagaaacaaTCAATTGTTACTCTCTTGACTTGTGAAACTgaatatacaacaacaatatcatgTACGTGTCATGCTATTTGATTGAGAAGATTGTTAAAGGATCTCAATTTACCACAAATTGAAGCTACAaagattttattaataaaaatctGCACATGCACTCGCGAAGAATCTGGTGTATCATCATCGAAGGAAGAATATAGACACAAGGTATCATTTCATCAGAGAATGCCCTATCAAGAAGGAAGTCGAGCTCAAATATGTGAAGTCTCATGATCAATCTGCGAATATTTTTACAAAACCTCTCAAGTTTAAAAACTTTCAGAGATTGAGATCGAGATttggaatgaagaagaaaaatcaaaactaAGGGAGAGATTAGTGGGGTCAGCCtcatgaaataaaagaaaaaactaaaGGAAAAATGTGATTGGTGGAAAAGAAACCAATGCTGGGCGGCAACTTGTTTTAATGGAACAATTGGTTTTGGTTTTGCAAATTGCATATGCAAACATTCTGATTGGTTTGTTCAACGGTGGAGGCTTCTATATAAGGAGCTTCAATTCCTTCATTTCAACACACTAAAAATTAGAGAGCGCAATAGAGCGTAGAGAGAGTAATTCATAGATTGTAGTCTGTGAGATAAATAGAGTGAGAGTTATATTATAGtgaattatttaaaataaaaagtgttatttctcgtgaagttgtagtagtctcttgacTCTACCAAGTTATAATATTATAATGGTATTATATTGCTCCGCTCGGGTATTATATTTTATCCAGTTAAAagatttggtgtcattgttacttcttgtgttattattatttaccgtggatattattcctgggcgGTATATTATTTTTTCCAATATTGTTTTGGGGGAGATT
This genomic stretch from Nicotiana sylvestris chromosome 9, ASM39365v2, whole genome shotgun sequence harbors:
- the LOC138878389 gene encoding uncharacterized mitochondrial protein AtMg00810-like; the protein is MERYKARLVAKGYKQRQGIDYEEVYAHVVRMETICLLISLAAQMKQKIYQLDVKSAFLNGYLEEQVYVEQPLYFLVKNNEDKVMKLNKALYGLKQSQRAWNSCIDKYFQDNGFTHCLHEYALYLKVHTNGNILLVCLYIDGLIFMGNNPSLFEAFNKDMSREFEMTDIGLMSYYLGLEVKQMEGGIFISQENYMKEILKKFNMLDCNPVNTPMESGTKLSKFDKGEKVNPTFFKSLVGCLWYLTCTMPDILFAIGVVSRFMEAPTSTHLKIAKRILRYLKCTIDFGLFYSSFSDFNLVGVCDNDYAGDTDDRKSTTGFVFFLGDSVIFWSSKKQSIVTLLTCETEYTTTISLCVVSIGTNREPGSLYSLVDP